In Aegilops tauschii subsp. strangulata cultivar AL8/78 chromosome 3, Aet v6.0, whole genome shotgun sequence, one genomic interval encodes:
- the LOC141042496 gene encoding small ribosomal subunit protein uS2m-like, with amino-acid sequence MTMLSIVCTKLLCTNAHLGRRVADHHFKVYIRGSRNGIAILDSDKTLICLRNALHFIGSPSRQKGRSFFLKTNHLFIYEITEEMASYLRSYIRNVNSHCFDDSQWKIGAFLTNSFANKKKFRSRKKKINFGLNQQPDCVVILNADRKSSVILEADRSQIPIPSLVDSTIPWESYKRITYPIPVNDPIQFVYLFRHSIMKTVILEQNAISREAQSLRVTLSTGKSAGGMRSACYSTSSSSPIDEEENRAKALLEMRKKYPSGDGADANARKAVLQAISKNTFVFVELITRFGPIDSESDRGVAGLHLAFAHRIEEILEFNGKSSGSLKDLIDLKLDLEDASKREEILLPYFSSKKEAKS; translated from the coding sequence ATGACAATGCTTTCGATAGTCTGTACTAAATTACTTTGTACGAATGCACATCTCGGCCGTCGGGTAGCTGATCACCATTTCAAAGTCTATATCCGTGGTTCAAGAAATGGAATTGCTATTCTCGATTCAGACAAGACACTGATTTGTTTACGAAACGCTCTTCATTTTATAGGATCTCCCAGTCGTCAAAAAGGCCGTTCCTTCTTTTTAAAGACCaatcatttatttatttatgagatAACGGAAGAAATGGCGAGCTATTTAAGAAGCTATATAAGAAATGTGAATTCTCATTGTTTCGATGATTCTCAATGGAAGATCGGGGCGTTTTTGACCAATTCTTTTGCAAATAAAAAAAAATTCCGTTCAAGAAAGAAGAAGATCAATTTTGGGTTGAACCAACAACCTGATTGTGTGGTTATTCTGAATGCAGATAGAAAGTCTTCGGTCATACTGGAAGCTGATCGATCACAAATACCTATTCCATCCTTAGTTGATTCTACGATCCCATGGGAATCCTATAAAAGAATCACTTATCCCATCCCAGTGAATGATCCTATACAGTTCGTATATCTATTTCGTCATTCGATCATGAAAACAGTGATTCTTGAACAGAATGCGATTAGTAGAGAAGCGCAATCTCTCAGAGTCACTTTGAGTACGGGGAAGTCCGCAGGAGGGATGAGATCCGCCTGCTACtccacctcttcttcttccccaatagACGAAGAAGAAAATAGGGCCAAGGCGCTATTGGAGATGCGCAAAAAATATCCATCAGGAGATGGCGCTGACGCTAACGCTCGCAAGGCGGTTTTGCAGGCAATTTCTAAAAATACTTTTGTTTTCGTTGAGCTCATAACCCGGTTTGGGCCGATTGACTCTGAGAGCGATCGAGGGGTCGCGGGCTTACACCTTGCTTTTGCGCATAGGATCGAAGAGATCCTAGAATTTAATGGAAAGAGCAGCGGCTCTCTGAAAGACCTCATTGATCTTAAATTGGATTTGGAAGACGCCTCTAAAAGAGAGGAGATTCTACTTCCATATTTTTCCTCAAAAAAAGAGGCAAAGTCCTAG